In the genome of Bacteroidota bacterium, one region contains:
- a CDS encoding 3-hydroxyacyl-CoA dehydrogenase family protein, translating to MKILAKGNSKRIEELKQKLSSADYEIDCMDENTNFILQDGIYDAFFDLSFDEKDAHSFTPYVGLTSTPVFVCAVKNSLAGMLHAAKEVVHFPLFGINSIDTFINRNLLEVSIADEKYTATLATTLTALNWEYKIVADRVGMVTPRVVCMIINEACYTLQEGTATMADIDISMKLGTNYPLGPFEWADKIGVKNVYEVLEAVYNDTHDERYKICPLLKTKYLRYETFFN from the coding sequence ATGAAAATTTTGGCAAAAGGAAACAGCAAAAGAATAGAAGAATTGAAACAAAAACTTTCATCGGCTGATTATGAGATAGATTGTATGGACGAAAATACAAACTTTATTTTACAAGATGGCATATACGATGCATTTTTTGATTTGAGTTTCGATGAAAAGGATGCACATTCCTTTACCCCTTATGTGGGTTTAACAAGTACCCCGGTTTTTGTTTGTGCTGTAAAAAATAGTTTAGCAGGTATGTTACATGCTGCTAAAGAAGTTGTTCATTTTCCATTGTTCGGTATCAATAGCATTGATACATTTATAAACAGAAATCTGCTTGAAGTAAGCATAGCCGATGAAAAATATACAGCCACGTTGGCTACTACCTTAACTGCATTAAACTGGGAGTATAAAATAGTAGCAGACAGAGTAGGTATGGTAACACCTCGTGTAGTTTGTATGATTATAAACGAAGCCTGTTATACTTTACAGGAAGGCACTGCTACCATGGCCGATATTGATATTAGCATGAAGTTAGGAACCAACTATCCGTTAGGGCCATTTGAGTGGGCTGATAAAATAGGCGTTAAAAATGTGTACGAAGTATTAGAAGCCGTTTATAACGATACCCACGATGAACGTTATAAAATATGTCCCCTGTTAAAAACTAAGTATTTGCGCTACGAAACATTTTTCAACTAA
- a CDS encoding TonB-dependent receptor, whose product MNKLLLSLCALYFSLTALAQPGNPRTVQPVPAPGVVLATFTDGKTNKPIEYVTVSLQRMPDSVTINGTTTTKKGEIKLENIPYGIYRLKASFIGYKSTLSPIFKITLQETLLDIGVIQLEATSKTLKQVEINSERTDFSNQLDKKTYNVGKNITNIGGSATDVLQNIPSVNVDMDGKISLRGSENVTILIDGKPSTLTGANRQAILQQLPANAISEVEVITNPSAKYDADGMAGIINIKTKKDKLKGFNANTQATVGTRDKYSFNLGLNNRTAKYNLYGNYSYRHERREFYGRGEQQNFFDTVNNSFTSKSDGHNVNNFHTGRVGVDLFLNNYNTLSVSGGISSNISNKPEYIQFDYFDNEKQPSANFKRNNYSTEDNLTLDATVDYKKTSKKNKSDLTASATISNNNRSAIDDYNNPAPIPMQRNQNTNNFTTFIAQVDYQLPLTFGKWENGLKTTNRLIDNDQVGKRLNAGSNEFDYDAKISNHFLYKEQVNAAYTMFSTKKGRFDFQAGLRAEFALTEGNSKTTDSSFSRDYFNLFPSGYVKYALTKTQDIQFGYSRRVNRPNMEALNPFVDYSDSINLRKGNPEIRPEYIHSVELNYLTQFKKLNFSTTVYYRYTENMISRLRTVNELTGQSIMTFYNFSSSENTGVEVIVRYSFDKLGSIMLSGNWFRNVINGSNVLSDLQSEITTWNARFTYSLPLPKGFFFQANGMYMAPMRNGQNTISGMNGVDAGLRKDFMKGKLQLGLNVTDIFDIRQFNVRQDGTNFVYDGMRKRESRIGTFSLSYRFGSNENPFTKKKTTQVGQPTENMDVGF is encoded by the coding sequence TTGAATAAATTACTTTTAAGCCTTTGTGCTTTATATTTTAGCTTAACCGCTTTAGCTCAACCCGGCAATCCAAGAACCGTTCAGCCTGTACCTGCTCCCGGTGTAGTATTGGCTACCTTTACCGATGGTAAAACCAATAAGCCCATTGAGTATGTTACTGTTTCGTTACAACGCATGCCCGATTCAGTAACCATAAACGGAACTACTACCACCAAAAAAGGCGAAATAAAATTAGAGAATATTCCTTACGGCATATACAGGTTAAAGGCCAGTTTTATTGGTTATAAAAGTACCCTGAGCCCAATATTTAAAATAACACTACAAGAAACCTTACTCGATATAGGAGTTATTCAGTTAGAAGCCACTTCTAAAACTTTAAAGCAAGTAGAAATAAACAGCGAGCGAACTGACTTTAGCAATCAGTTAGATAAAAAAACATACAACGTTGGCAAAAATATAACCAATATAGGCGGCTCAGCCACCGATGTATTACAAAATATCCCTTCCGTAAATGTAGACATGGATGGGAAAATTAGTTTACGTGGTAGCGAAAATGTAACCATTTTAATAGATGGGAAACCAAGTACACTAACAGGAGCCAATCGCCAGGCTATACTGCAACAGCTACCGGCTAATGCCATTAGCGAAGTAGAAGTAATTACCAATCCGTCCGCTAAATACGATGCAGATGGAATGGCAGGCATTATCAATATAAAAACAAAAAAAGACAAGCTGAAAGGCTTTAATGCCAATACGCAAGCTACCGTTGGTACCAGAGATAAATATTCATTCAACCTCGGTTTAAACAACCGCACCGCCAAATATAACCTATACGGAAATTACTCGTACCGACATGAGCGCAGAGAGTTTTATGGAAGAGGCGAGCAGCAAAATTTTTTCGATACTGTTAACAATTCTTTTACCAGCAAATCAGACGGACATAACGTAAACAATTTTCATACAGGCAGAGTAGGAGTAGATTTATTTTTAAACAACTATAATACCTTAAGCGTTTCAGGTGGCATAAGCAGTAACATTAGTAACAAACCCGAATATATTCAGTTTGATTATTTTGATAACGAAAAACAACCTTCGGCCAATTTTAAAAGAAACAACTATAGTACTGAAGATAATTTAACCTTAGACGCTACGGTAGATTATAAGAAAACAAGTAAGAAAAATAAATCGGATTTAACAGCCAGTGCTACTATAAGCAATAACAATAGAAGTGCCATTGATGATTATAACAATCCTGCACCCATACCTATGCAGCGCAACCAAAACACCAATAACTTTACTACGTTTATTGCACAGGTTGATTACCAGTTACCGCTAACGTTTGGTAAATGGGAAAATGGCTTAAAAACAACCAATCGTTTAATAGATAACGACCAGGTTGGCAAACGCTTAAACGCAGGTTCAAATGAGTTTGATTACGATGCAAAAATCAGCAATCACTTTTTATACAAAGAGCAGGTAAACGCTGCCTATACTATGTTTAGCACCAAAAAAGGAAGGTTCGATTTTCAGGCTGGTTTGCGTGCAGAGTTTGCTTTAACCGAAGGCAATTCAAAAACAACCGATAGCTCTTTTAGCAGAGATTACTTTAACCTTTTTCCTAGCGGTTATGTAAAATATGCATTAACCAAAACACAAGATATACAGTTTGGCTATAGCCGCAGAGTAAACAGGCCCAACATGGAAGCCCTAAACCCATTTGTTGATTATAGCGATTCTATTAATTTACGCAAAGGCAATCCTGAAATCAGACCCGAGTATATTCATAGTGTAGAGTTGAATTATTTAACCCAGTTTAAAAAATTGAACTTTAGTACCACTGTTTATTATCGCTATACAGAAAACATGATATCGCGTTTAAGAACCGTGAATGAATTAACGGGGCAATCAATCATGACATTTTATAATTTTAGTTCATCAGAAAACACAGGTGTAGAAGTAATAGTAAGGTATAGTTTTGATAAATTAGGCTCCATCATGTTAAGTGGAAACTGGTTTAGAAATGTAATTAATGGCAGCAATGTATTAAGCGATTTACAATCGGAAATAACCACATGGAATGCACGTTTTACGTATAGCTTACCCTTACCAAAAGGTTTTTTCTTTCAGGCCAACGGAATGTATATGGCACCTATGCGTAACGGACAAAATACCATTAGTGGTATGAATGGAGTAGATGCGGGCTTGCGCAAAGACTTTATGAAAGGTAAGTTGCAGTTAGGATTAAACGTAACCGATATTTTTGATATACGACAGTTTAACGTAAGGCAGGATGGAACCAATTTTGTGTATGATGGAATGCGTAAACGCGAAAGCAGAATAGGTACTTTCTCATTAAGCTATCGTTTTGGAAGCAATGAAAACCCATTTACCAAGAAAAAAACAACCCAGGTGGGGCAGCCTACGGAGAACATGGATGTAGGTTTTTAG
- a CDS encoding response regulator produces MKNKYIWLIVMLLSLTVNNKVVAQSENKKDSLESLLPYAKESQLVDIYVSLAEILRKQDVLKTRTYAEQALTLANKLGYDKGLAGANIILGQLERDKGDYKNSKIHYLFGLSLALKSKDLVTIAWAYQNMGNLYYIQSDYSKAMRYYLGALSSGEKAGDILRIANANMQIGSLYFDLNDTLKAEFYFTKAYEYNKKLGDEVATAKSINNLGNISKYKGDGYRALFYYSQAIDVFKRHNLEREISAVLNNIGAIYAISFKNPRKAFPYYAESYQIDKRLGIINDLALSSYNLSAVYIKLNKYDSALFYGMQTLKLAKENNYKIEYVDACRLLSSVYEKMGDTKKAFYYMKESEENAVLNAAKGAEVENIHSSYYKAKQNETIKKLNVENNTAKQTLSEQKVSVQRKNVILLGLAFVILFLVLLGVLVFYFMYQNKRRKTLELTSAAKSNILNRINHELRTPLNSLINYSYLANDSKNINELRDHLGGIRASGNELLFSMNNIVSYMQIDSKNDEAIDSPFNLMEMLQSIFIPFDSMCKQKGLFFTQLISSDLPTYVISDKLKVATIVQNLLSNAFNASYQGVIKIEIKLIDTNVNQHETYATIQLQVSDEGRGLQGKNLKELSMPFTKNDNIGKGFGLGLFIVKKFVEKLIGKFELANNTNVGATATVTFDVLIDSAKTNADQPVRQTKAPESINVLIVEDDEVNSFTLHKILERKGFDISTASYGKMAMSRLAEKTFDIVLIDIELPDMTGIELAKYIRHGDELSLDKEVPIILLSANAEPKEMKESLHAGINEYMTKPISKDLLISKIMEFVG; encoded by the coding sequence ATGAAAAATAAATACATTTGGCTAATAGTAATGTTGTTATCACTTACGGTTAACAATAAAGTAGTTGCCCAAAGCGAAAACAAAAAAGATAGTTTAGAGTCATTGCTTCCTTACGCTAAGGAAAGTCAGTTGGTTGATATATACGTAAGCTTAGCCGAAATACTTAGAAAGCAAGATGTTTTAAAAACACGCACCTATGCGGAGCAGGCTTTAACCCTGGCAAACAAATTAGGATACGATAAAGGACTGGCCGGAGCCAATATTATTTTAGGTCAGTTGGAAAGGGATAAAGGCGATTATAAAAACTCAAAAATACATTACCTGTTTGGCTTGTCATTAGCACTTAAATCAAAAGATTTAGTAACCATAGCTTGGGCCTACCAAAACATGGGTAATTTGTATTACATACAGTCAGATTATTCAAAAGCCATGCGCTATTATTTAGGCGCTTTAAGTTCAGGCGAAAAGGCAGGCGATATTTTACGAATAGCCAATGCCAACATGCAAATAGGCTCCCTGTATTTTGATTTGAACGATACCTTAAAAGCAGAGTTTTATTTTACAAAAGCATACGAATACAACAAAAAATTAGGCGATGAAGTAGCTACTGCAAAAAGTATTAATAACTTGGGTAATATTAGCAAATACAAAGGCGATGGTTATAGAGCCCTGTTTTATTACAGTCAGGCTATTGATGTGTTTAAACGACATAATTTAGAAAGAGAAATATCAGCCGTATTAAACAATATAGGAGCTATTTACGCCATATCATTTAAAAATCCACGTAAAGCATTTCCTTATTATGCAGAGTCGTATCAAATAGATAAAAGATTAGGTATTATAAACGATTTAGCCCTGTCAAGCTATAACCTATCAGCCGTATATATTAAATTAAATAAGTACGACAGCGCATTATTCTACGGTATGCAAACCCTTAAGCTTGCCAAAGAAAATAATTATAAAATAGAATATGTAGACGCATGTCGTTTATTATCGTCCGTATACGAAAAAATGGGCGATACCAAAAAGGCGTTTTACTACATGAAAGAGTCGGAAGAAAATGCGGTACTGAATGCAGCAAAAGGAGCCGAAGTAGAAAATATACACTCAAGCTATTATAAAGCCAAGCAAAACGAAACCATTAAAAAACTAAACGTAGAAAACAATACCGCCAAGCAAACATTAAGCGAACAAAAGGTAAGCGTGCAGCGTAAAAATGTAATTCTGCTTGGCTTAGCCTTTGTTATTTTGTTCTTGGTTTTATTGGGTGTTTTGGTGTTTTATTTCATGTACCAAAACAAAAGGAGAAAAACTTTAGAGTTAACCTCAGCCGCCAAAAGCAATATATTAAACAGAATAAACCATGAGTTACGTACCCCGTTAAACTCATTGATAAACTATAGCTACTTAGCCAACGATAGTAAAAATATAAATGAATTACGCGACCATTTAGGAGGTATAAGAGCCAGTGGCAACGAGTTGTTGTTTAGCATGAATAATATAGTGAGTTATATGCAAATCGATTCCAAAAACGATGAAGCCATAGACTCACCATTTAACCTGATGGAAATGTTGCAAAGCATTTTTATTCCGTTTGATTCCATGTGCAAACAAAAAGGCTTGTTCTTTACACAACTTATTTCGTCCGATTTACCAACCTATGTAATTAGTGATAAACTAAAGGTAGCTACCATAGTACAAAACCTGTTAAGCAATGCTTTTAATGCAAGTTACCAGGGAGTAATAAAAATTGAAATTAAACTGATTGATACCAATGTTAACCAACACGAAACCTATGCTACCATTCAGTTACAGGTGAGTGACGAAGGCAGAGGCTTACAGGGTAAAAACTTAAAAGAATTGTCTATGCCATTTACCAAAAATGATAACATAGGTAAAGGCTTTGGTTTAGGATTGTTTATAGTTAAAAAGTTTGTAGAAAAACTGATAGGCAAGTTTGAGCTAGCCAACAATACCAATGTAGGTGCTACGGCTACTGTTACGTTTGATGTTTTAATAGACTCTGCCAAAACAAATGCAGACCAACCCGTTAGACAAACAAAAGCACCGGAGAGTATAAATGTTTTAATAGTGGAGGACGATGAAGTAAACAGCTTTACACTACATAAAATATTAGAGCGTAAAGGTTTCGATATATCAACAGCTAGCTATGGTAAAATGGCCATGTCAAGGTTGGCAGAGAAAACATTCGACATCGTTTTAATAGATATAGAACTACCCGATATGACAGGTATAGAACTGGCAAAATACATCCGCCATGGAGATGAGTTGTCGTTGGATAAAGAAGTGCCAATTATTTTATTATCAGCCAATGCAGAACCGAAAGAAATGAAAGAGAGTTTGCATGCCGGTATTAACGAATACATGACCAAACCAATCAGTAAAGATTTGTTAATTAGTAAGATAATGGAATTTGTAGGTTAA
- a CDS encoding radical SAM/SPASM domain-containing protein yields MNRNLSDGINLLSKLNGKRLLNAVKLYTSYYLSKTIKKPVQWGMPLSMEIEPTTSCNLRCPQCPSGLREFTRDTGMLDLTLYKKIIDELHPELVWLILYFQGEPFLNKSFLEFVKYAAAKNIYTATSSNAHYFTDEMAKATVESGLDRLIISIDGTTQDTYGKYRIGGKIEKVIEGTQNLLKWKKELGLKTPHIIWQFIAFKHNEHQIPEIKKLAKEIGVDELGIKTAQIYDYQTSDAFIPENDSLSRYSKTEDGYQIKNKLLNQCWRMWRGSVITWDGLVVPCCFDKDATHRFGNVSTDSFKDVWQGTQYNNFRKAILKSRKEIDICTNCTEGTKVWN; encoded by the coding sequence ATGAACAGGAATCTTTCAGACGGTATTAATTTATTATCAAAACTAAATGGTAAACGTTTGCTTAATGCGGTTAAATTATATACCAGTTACTATTTATCAAAAACCATAAAAAAACCGGTGCAGTGGGGTATGCCCCTGAGCATGGAAATAGAACCTACTACCAGCTGTAATTTACGTTGCCCGCAATGCCCAAGCGGATTAAGAGAATTTACCCGCGATACGGGTATGCTTGATTTAACCCTGTATAAAAAAATAATTGATGAGCTACATCCTGAATTGGTTTGGCTTATTTTATACTTTCAGGGTGAACCATTTTTAAACAAAAGCTTTTTGGAGTTTGTAAAATATGCTGCTGCTAAAAATATATATACCGCTACCAGCAGCAACGCCCATTATTTTACGGATGAAATGGCAAAAGCTACGGTTGAATCGGGCTTGGACCGATTGATTATTTCTATTGACGGAACCACGCAGGATACTTATGGCAAATACCGCATTGGCGGTAAAATAGAAAAAGTAATTGAAGGCACACAAAACCTATTGAAATGGAAAAAGGAACTGGGTTTAAAAACACCTCATATTATTTGGCAGTTCATAGCCTTTAAACATAACGAACACCAGATACCTGAAATAAAAAAGCTGGCTAAAGAAATTGGTGTAGATGAATTAGGAATAAAAACTGCCCAGATATACGACTACCAAACAAGCGATGCTTTTATTCCTGAAAACGATAGCTTGAGTCGTTATAGTAAAACGGAAGACGGCTATCAAATAAAAAATAAACTGCTAAACCAATGTTGGCGTATGTGGCGTGGCAGTGTAATTACCTGGGACGGATTGGTGGTACCTTGTTGTTTTGATAAGGATGCAACACACCGTTTTGGCAATGTAAGTACTGATAGTTTTAAGGATGTTTGGCAAGGCACGCAATACAATAACTTTAGAAAAGCTATATTAAAAAGCCGTAAGGAAATTGACATTTGTACCAACTGTACCGAAGGTACTAAGGTTTGGAACTAA
- a CDS encoding Rid family detoxifying hydrolase: MEKKIITSPNAPAPIGPYSHSVLIGNTLYTSGQVAKDATTGEMIQTNIKAETAKVMENLKAILEVAGMNFSHVVKTTIYCTDLGDFAAINEVYGSYFTTDFPARETVQVVKLPLNANVEISVVAVN; the protein is encoded by the coding sequence ATGGAAAAGAAAATTATTACCAGCCCCAATGCCCCTGCTCCTATCGGTCCGTACAGCCATTCTGTATTAATAGGAAATACTTTGTACACCAGCGGACAAGTGGCTAAGGATGCCACCACAGGCGAAATGATACAAACTAATATTAAGGCTGAAACGGCTAAAGTAATGGAAAACTTAAAAGCTATATTGGAAGTGGCCGGAATGAATTTTAGCCATGTGGTAAAAACAACTATTTACTGTACTGATTTGGGCGATTTTGCAGCCATTAACGAAGTATATGGCAGTTATTTTACTACGGATTTTCCGGCTCGCGAAACAGTACAAGTTGTAAAATTACCACTAAATGCCAACGTTGAAATAAGTGTAGTAGCTGTTAATTAA
- the radA gene encoding DNA repair protein RadA, whose translation MAKTSTSFFCKNCGASSTKWIGKCPSCGEWNTYVEEVIHKEKTDYKSTWKETGIVKRALKPTPINAVEQGSQVRINLKDGELSRVLGGGLVPGSVVLIGGEPGIGKSTLLLQIALQFPNNTKVLYISGEESDTQIKMRAERLPFSNDNCYLFTETSTQKIGKAFQELQPDVVIVDSIQTLQSELIDATPGSISQIKETASDMIRFAKETGTPVFLIGHITKDGTIAGPKLLEHMVDTVLQFEGDRHHVYRILRTTKNRFGSTSEIGIYEMQNGGLREVSNPSEILISQRDEALSGVSISATIEGMRPLLIETQALVSQAVYGTPQRNSNGYDTKRLNMLLAVLEKKCGLRMGMQDVFINIAGGLRIEDPGIDLSIIAAIVSSYENIAIDSKICFVGEVGLSGEIRAVNRIEQRISEAEKLGFTTIYLSKFNKLPKNNAIKIIEVSKIEELLSYLFG comes from the coding sequence ATGGCAAAAACCTCAACTTCATTCTTTTGCAAAAACTGCGGTGCTTCATCAACCAAATGGATAGGTAAATGCCCCAGCTGTGGTGAGTGGAATACTTATGTAGAAGAAGTTATTCATAAAGAAAAAACTGATTATAAAAGTACCTGGAAAGAAACCGGTATTGTTAAACGTGCGTTAAAACCAACGCCCATTAATGCAGTGGAGCAAGGCAGCCAAGTAAGAATAAATTTAAAAGATGGGGAACTGAGTCGTGTACTTGGAGGTGGCTTGGTACCGGGCTCGGTGGTTTTAATAGGTGGTGAACCGGGCATTGGCAAATCTACTTTACTACTGCAAATAGCTTTACAGTTTCCTAACAATACCAAGGTGCTTTATATTAGTGGCGAGGAAAGCGATACGCAAATAAAAATGCGTGCAGAACGCTTGCCTTTTAGCAACGACAATTGTTATTTATTTACGGAAACATCTACCCAAAAAATTGGCAAGGCTTTTCAGGAGTTACAACCTGATGTGGTAATAGTTGATTCTATTCAAACTTTACAAAGTGAATTGATTGATGCCACACCGGGCAGCATATCGCAAATAAAGGAAACCGCCAGCGATATGATACGCTTTGCAAAAGAAACAGGGACACCTGTTTTTTTAATTGGCCATATTACTAAAGATGGAACCATAGCCGGACCCAAATTGTTGGAACACATGGTTGATACGGTACTGCAATTTGAAGGTGACCGACACCATGTATACAGAATATTACGTACTACTAAAAACCGATTTGGCAGTACTAGTGAAATTGGTATTTACGAAATGCAAAATGGTGGTTTAAGGGAGGTTTCCAATCCATCAGAAATACTAATAAGCCAGCGGGATGAAGCTTTGAGTGGTGTGAGTATTTCTGCTACCATTGAAGGTATGCGCCCTTTGTTAATTGAAACACAAGCTTTGGTTAGCCAAGCCGTATATGGCACACCTCAACGCAACAGCAATGGTTACGATACCAAACGCTTAAACATGTTATTAGCAGTACTGGAAAAAAAATGTGGTTTGCGCATGGGCATGCAGGATGTATTTATCAATATAGCTGGTGGTTTAAGAATTGAGGATCCAGGCATTGATTTAAGTATTATTGCGGCTATTGTTTCCAGTTATGAAAACATTGCTATTGACAGTAAAATATGTTTTGTGGGTGAGGTTGGTTTGAGTGGTGAAATAAGGGCGGTTAACCGTATTGAACAACGCATAAGCGAAGCGGAAAAATTAGGCTTTACAACTATTTACCTTTCTAAATTTAACAAGCTGCCTAAAAACAATGCTATTAAAATTATAGAGGTAAGTAAAATAGAAGAACTGCTCAGTTATTTGTTTGGGTAA
- the rfbB gene encoding dTDP-glucose 4,6-dehydratase, with protein MSRKILITGGAGFIGSHVVRLFVNKYPDYQIYNLDKLTYAGNLKNLTDIENAPNYHFVRVDLVDATAVNNLFNEHQFDSVIHLAAESHVDRSITNPMEFVMTNVVGTVNLLNAAKECWKGNMEGKLFYHVSTDEVYGSLHDGSFFLETTSYDPQSPYSASKAASDHFVRAYYNTYKIPVVLTNCSNNYGPNQFPEKLVPLFINNIRNNKPLPVYGKGENVRDWLYVVDHARAIDVVYHNGKVGETYNIGGFNEWTNIDLIKVICKTMDKILGRPAGESEKLITYVTDRAGHDLRYAIDANKIMKELGWEPSLQFEQGIEETINWYMNNQQWMDEVTSGDYAKYYDKMYASR; from the coding sequence ATGTCAAGAAAAATATTAATAACGGGAGGAGCAGGTTTTATAGGCTCGCATGTAGTACGTTTGTTTGTAAATAAATACCCCGATTACCAAATATACAATTTAGATAAACTGACCTACGCAGGTAATTTAAAAAACCTGACCGATATAGAAAATGCACCCAATTACCATTTTGTAAGGGTTGATTTGGTGGACGCAACAGCGGTTAATAATTTATTCAATGAGCACCAATTTGATTCGGTTATACATTTAGCAGCCGAAAGCCATGTAGACAGAAGTATAACCAACCCGATGGAGTTTGTTATGACCAATGTGGTTGGAACCGTTAATTTGTTAAATGCAGCCAAAGAATGCTGGAAAGGTAATATGGAAGGTAAGCTGTTTTACCACGTATCAACCGATGAAGTATATGGCAGTTTACACGATGGCAGTTTCTTTTTAGAAACTACTTCGTACGATCCGCAAAGCCCATACTCAGCCAGTAAAGCAGCCAGCGATCATTTTGTAAGAGCATATTACAATACCTATAAAATACCGGTAGTATTAACCAATTGTTCTAATAACTACGGACCTAACCAGTTTCCGGAAAAATTAGTGCCGTTGTTTATTAATAATATAAGAAACAACAAACCATTACCCGTTTACGGTAAAGGAGAAAATGTACGCGATTGGTTATACGTAGTTGACCATGCCCGTGCTATTGATGTAGTTTACCACAATGGTAAAGTTGGCGAAACCTATAATATAGGTGGCTTTAATGAGTGGACTAACATTGACTTGATAAAAGTAATCTGTAAAACAATGGATAAAATTTTAGGTCGCCCGGCAGGAGAAAGTGAAAAGTTAATTACTTATGTAACTGACAGAGCGGGCCACGATTTACGTTATGCTATTGATGCCAATAAAATAATGAAAGAATTAGGCTGGGAACCAAGTTTACAGTTTGAACAAGGTATAGAAGAAACCATTAACTGGTACATGAATAACCAACAGTGGATGGACGAGGTAACCAGTGGCGATTATGCCAAGTACTACGATAAAATGTATGCAAGTAGGTAA
- the sucD gene encoding succinate--CoA ligase subunit alpha, translated as MAVLVNKDSKVIVQGFTGSEGTFHAQQMIEYGTNVVGGVTPGKGGQIHLDRPVFNTVKDSVDQAQANTSIIFVPPAFAADAIMEAAEAGIQVIICITEGIPVADMIPVKEYIKSRGCTLIGPNCPGVITPGQAKVGIMPGFVFKQGRVGIVSKSGTLTYEAADQIVKAGLGISTAIGIGGDPIIGTPTKDAVELLMNDPETDAIIMIGEIGGSYEADAARWIKANGNKKPVVGFIAGQTAPAGRRMGHAGAIVGGHDDTAAAKMKIMAECGVHVVDSPAEIGSKMSEVLGLKAN; from the coding sequence ATGGCAGTTTTAGTAAACAAAGATTCAAAAGTAATTGTACAAGGATTTACCGGTAGTGAAGGTACTTTCCATGCCCAACAAATGATAGAATACGGTACCAACGTTGTTGGTGGCGTTACCCCCGGTAAAGGTGGTCAAATACATTTAGATAGACCCGTATTTAATACAGTTAAAGATTCAGTAGACCAAGCTCAGGCAAATACTTCTATTATTTTTGTGCCACCGGCATTTGCCGCTGATGCCATTATGGAAGCAGCAGAAGCAGGTATACAAGTAATTATTTGTATTACAGAAGGAATTCCGGTAGCCGATATGATTCCGGTAAAAGAATACATCAAATCACGCGGTTGTACTTTAATTGGTCCAAACTGCCCGGGTGTTATTACACCTGGACAAGCCAAAGTAGGTATTATGCCGGGTTTTGTATTTAAGCAAGGTAGAGTAGGTATTGTTTCAAAATCAGGAACATTAACATACGAAGCAGCCGATCAGATAGTAAAAGCAGGTTTAGGTATATCTACCGCTATAGGTATTGGTGGCGACCCAATTATTGGAACACCAACCAAAGATGCAGTAGAGTTATTAATGAACGACCCTGAAACAGATGCTATTATTATGATAGGTGAAATTGGCGGAAGCTACGAAGCAGATGCTGCCCGTTGGATTAAAGCCAATGGAAACAAAAAACCAGTAGTTGGTTTTATAGCCGGTCAAACAGCTCCTGCAGGTCGTAGAATGGGTCATGCCGGTGCAATTGTTGGCGGACACGATGATACTGCTGCTGCTAAAATGAAAATTATGGCAGAGTGTGGTGTACACGTAGTTGATTCACCTGCAGAAATAGGTTCAAAAATGTCAGAAGTATTAGGCTTAAAAGCTAACTAG